Below is a genomic region from Sphingopyxis terrae subsp. terrae NBRC 15098.
TCGAGCGCACCGGGACCAACGGGTTCGGCTTTCTGCAGATCATCCGGCGCCGCGAGCGCCCGTCGCTGATCGAACAGGTCCGCTTCGATCCCGTGGCGACCGACGCCGCGCTGCTGTTGCGCCAGGCAGAGCGCGCGGTTGGTGCCGGACCGCTGCAACTCACGGCGCGACCGGCCGTTGCCCAATGGATCGGCGCGCACCCGCACTGGAGCGCGCTGCTCGAACGGCGCACCGGGCGCGCGGTTGCGATTGCCGCCGATGCGCAAGTGAAAGGAACGGGCCATGCCCAGTAATGCCGCCGCCAGATCGCGCCGCTGCCCCTTGTGCGGCAAGCCGCGCGACGAGGCTTACAAGCCCTTTTGCAGCCGCGGCTGCCGCGACCGCGACCTCAATCGCTGGTTCGACGAAGGCTATCGCGTACCGGTCGATCAGGCGCCCGACGGGGGCCTCGACGGCGACCGTTTCGAGGATGAATGACAGGAAGAAATTTGCGCAACAAAGGCTCTGGACAGGATCGAAACCCCTGCCTATAGCCGCCGCTCCCGAACAGGCCGCACGGCCTTGTGGAGCCCGTGCCCGGGTAGCTCAGTTGGTAGAGCATGCGACTGAAAATCGCAGTGTCGGTGGTTCGATCCCGCCCCCGGGCACCACGGTCCCTTGGCGACCGATCCGGAACATCTTGAAACCGAGATAATATTCCTGCGATGGCTCGCGTGGCTCGTCGGCGCGGCGTGGCGCGTCATGCCGCTCGGTTCCGATCCGAAAATTCCCGGCCAGCTTTCTGTGGGCGCGTGCATGGCGCGATATCCCGGGCCGGGGCGGGGGTGCCATGCGGCAATCGCTTGCCAAGGCTCTGGCGCGCGGCTAAAGGCCGCCCATTCGGACAGATGCGCCGTTTTCCTTCCGCCTTTCGCCGACATGCTCGGGGAGGGTGGGCGGACTATTGCCTGAAGCCGTGCTTGACGCGGCGGGGGCGGCAACCCATCTGGCCGTGAACTGAGACGCATGAAGGACGGGACGATCGATATGGCGAGGCCCAAAATTGGCGAATTCGTCAACCAGGTAAAGGCGGAAGCCGGCAAGATCGTGTGGCCGACGGGCCGCGAGACGATGCAGACGACGATCATGGTTCTGATCATGACGATCCTGCTGTCGCTGTTCTTCTTCGGCGTTGACACGGTATTCAAGCTGATCGTCGGCTGGCTGACGTCGCTCGCGGGCTGATCCGCGCTTCACACCCAATTTCAGGACAGGACACGCACAGATGGCGCGCTGGTACATCATTCACGCCTATTCGGGTTTCGAGAACAAGGTTCGCGATTCGGTCGTCACCGAAGCCGAGCGCCTTGGCCTCAGCGATTTCGTCGAGGCGGTCGAAGTGCCCGTCGAAACGGTGACCGAGGTCAAGCGCGGCAAGAAGGTTCAGTCCGAACGCAAATTCTTCC
It encodes:
- a CDS encoding DNA gyrase inhibitor YacG — protein: MPSNAAARSRRCPLCGKPRDEAYKPFCSRGCRDRDLNRWFDEGYRVPVDQAPDGGLDGDRFEDE
- the secE gene encoding preprotein translocase subunit SecE, whose amino-acid sequence is MARPKIGEFVNQVKAEAGKIVWPTGRETMQTTIMVLIMTILLSLFFFGVDTVFKLIVGWLTSLAG